One region of Ananas comosus cultivar F153 linkage group 9, ASM154086v1, whole genome shotgun sequence genomic DNA includes:
- the LOC109714771 gene encoding uncharacterized protein LOC109714771: MLYLNPTISERHFIESYISGLKEELVPFIDLSRPTTLEKVYEQAKLHERALGIIMRKSKVAYRAIGETPQGNNTQKTASTVHQRSSNQPYGISKQLFEQRRAAGLCYKCGEKYQPGHICQNRTLLQICASPVIDEIFDEQLIPTEEEEEHPSNDEEVEEVGVSVHALSGQNLHDTIKVQGEVKGKTLTILVDTGSTHSFIDYQVAREVKAEMVAATPLAVTVADGHKVMSKLKCASFQWTMQGEPYQAELRVIRLDGSSMILGIDWLRAYRQVTFDYSDNSVSFNKEGKQTVLRGIAEGSKERASTAELKSISAKQWYKAGLEGNCCVIGQYCPTQLEGQESNIPPRVQEVLLQYEGVFQEPQGLPPQRVRDHKIPLHPGTVPISIRPYRYSHDQKDEIERQIQEMLRTSIIQPSSSPYASPVLLVKKKDDSWRLCVDYRQLNKATIKDKYPIPLIDDLLDELAGSRYFSKIDLRSDYHQVRMDSEDIHKTAFKTHRGHYEFLVMPFGLTNAPATFQAIMNEVFEPYLRKFVLVFFDDILVYSEELEEHAQHLEVVLKLLQDNHLFAKRSKCFFGQKQVEYLGHLITETGVATDPSKIEAMKNWPLPTTVKELRGFLGLTGYYRRFIKGYGGISKPLTEMLKKDKFSWSEEARQAFEKLKVVMTTAPILAMPNYDQPFTIEVDACDNGIGAVLTQEGRPIAFISKAICQRNMGLSTYKKEFLAVLMAVAKWKHYISTRPFIIKTDHESLKYLLEQKITTAVQQKGMIKLMGLDYSIQYKKGRENLAANALSKRRRQEEGYNLAIIAIVPTWVQEVVESYEGDSHLQQIIAKELLSPDSQPNYTYVRGY; encoded by the coding sequence ATGCTATACCTCAATCCTACCATTAGCGAAAGGCATTTTATTGAGAGTTACATAAGTGGCCTTAAGGAGGAGCTTGTACCTTTTATAGACCTTTCGCGACCAACTACTCTCGAAAAAGTATATGAGCAAGCAAAATTACACGAGCGAGCATTGGGCATCATAATGAGGAAGAGTAAGGTGGCTTACAGAGCCATTGGGGAGACCCCACAAGGGAACAACACTCAGAAGACAGCCTCAACAGTTCATCAAAGATCTTCGAATCAGCCATATGGGATAAGCAAGCAATTGTTTGAACAGAGGCGTGCCGCGGGACTGTGTTACAAATGTGGGGAGAAGTACCAACCAGGGCATATCTGCCAAAACCGAACCCTCCTGCAGATATGTGCTAGTCCCGTGATCGACGAGATCTTTGATGAACAATTGATACCtaccgaagaagaagaagagcaccCCAGCAATGATGAAGAGGTAGAAGAGGTGGGAGTATCGGTGCACGCCCTCAGTGGACAGAACCTTCATGACACCATTAAGGTGCAAGGAGAAGTAAAGGGTAAGACCCTAACTATTTTGGTAGATACTGGAAGTACCCATAGTTTCATCGATTACCAGGTGGCTCGAGAGGTTAAAGCAGAAATGGTGGCGGCTACCCCCCTGGCAGTGACAGTGGCTGATGGCCACAAGGTCATGAGTAAGCTCAAGTGTGCTAGCTTCCAATGGACCATGCAAGGGGAGCCATACCAAGCTGAACTGAGAGTTATCAGATTAGACGGGTCAAGTATGATCTTGGGAATAGATTGGCTTAGGGCCTATAGGCAGGTTACTTTCGATTATAGTGATAACTCCGTGTCATTTAATAAGGAGGGCAAACAGACTGTACTGAGGGGAATAGCTGAGGGGTCCAAGGAAAGGGCATCGACAGCGGAACTGAAATCTATATCTGCCAAACAATGGTATAAGGCGGGGTTGGAGGGAAACTGCTGTGTTATTGGACAGTATTGTCCTACCCAGCTTGAGGGGCAAGAATCTAACATACCTCCACGAGTGCAAGAGGTGCTGCTTCAGTATGAAGGGGTTTTTCAAGAGCCACAAGGATTGCCCCCGCAAAGAGTAAGAGACCACAAAATCCCGCTACATCCTGGAACTGTACCAATAAGCATAAGACCTTATAGGTACAGCCATGATCAGAAGGATGAAATAGAAAGGCAAATTCAGGAGATGCTAAGAACTTCCATCATCCAGCCGAGCTCAAGTCCCTATGCTTCCCCGGTATTATTGGTAAAAAAGAAGGACGACAGTTGGCGACTATGCGTGGATTATAGGCAATTAAATAAGGCGACTATAAAAGACAAGTATCCGATACCCTTAATTGATGATCTACTGGATGAGTTGGCAGGTTCCCGATACTTTTCGAAGATAGACTTGAGGTCCGACTATCACCAAGTAAGGATGGACAGCGAAGACATACACAAGACTGCTTTCAAAACCCATCGGGGACACTACGAATTCTTGGTGATGCCCTTCGGATTAACCAATGCCCCGGCGACCTTTCAAGCCATAATGAATGAGGTATTTGAACCTTATTTAAGAAAATTCGTACTCgttttttttgatgatataCTTGTGTACAGTGAGGAGTTGGAAGAACATGCACAACACTTGGAAGTGGTTTTAAAGCTCCTGCAGGATAACCATTTGTTTGCTAAGAGAAGCAAGTGCTTCTTTGGGCAAAAACAGGTTGAGTACTTGGGGCATTTGATCACTGAAACGGGAGTCGCTACTGATCCCAGCAAAATCGAGGCTATGAAGAATTGGCCTTTACCAACCACTGTGAAGGAATTGAGAGGGTTCTTGGGGCTCACAGGCTATTATCGGCGCTTTATAAAAGGCTATGGAGGCATAAGTAAACCCCTTACTGAGATGCTTAAGAAAGATAAATTCAGCTGGAGCGAGGAGGCGAGGCAGGCCTTTGAGAAGCTTAAGGTGGTCATGACTACGGCCCCCATATTAGCTATGCCTAATTACGACCAGCCTTTTACTATAGAAGTGGATGCTTGCGACAACGGGATTGGAGCAGTACTTACTCAAGAGGGAAGGCCCATAGCCTTCATCAGTAAGGCTATTTGCCAAAGGAACATGGGGTTGTCGACCTACAAGAAGGAGTTCTTAGCAGTGTTAATGGCTGTAGCTAAGTGGAAACACTACATTAGTACACGACCCTTCATCATCAAGACGGACCACGAAAGCCTTAAATACCTTTTGGAGCAAAAGATCACCACTGCGGTGCAACAAAAAGGCATGATCAAGCTGATGGGACTTGATTACTCCATACAATACAAGAAGGGAAGAGAAAACTTAGCTGCGAATGCCTTATCCAAAAGAAGGAGGCAAGAGGAAGGGTACAATCTGGCTATTATTGCTATTGTTCCTACTTGGGTACAAGAAGTTGTAGAGAGCTATGAAGGGGATTCCCATCTGCAACAAATTATAGCTAAAGAACTGCTGAGCCCAGATTCGCAACCTAACTATACTTATGTTCGGGGGTATTAA